A single region of the Sphingomonas sp. HMP9 genome encodes:
- a CDS encoding DUF6118 family protein codes for MDEDIPEGDDPAEAFDRLRAVIEGQDRELALLRRAVEGLAAERAHIDAPDYTETLGQMQQGVEATADRIAVINDVIARSPALAITPEQMAQRIAAAGNVARREDQAALAKAGEDKARVMTELRAIAGSAWTRADQKNRQLWFGLGGMAIGILAWTILPGLVAREIAPASWQWPERMAARTLSLPMWEAGRRMLIADSPKNWNAMVDGWNIVQGNEKTIDGCRKAATKAGDPVRCTIRIGSEEKQ; via the coding sequence ATGGACGAGGATATTCCAGAGGGCGACGATCCGGCCGAGGCATTCGACCGGTTGCGTGCCGTGATTGAGGGCCAGGATCGCGAACTGGCGTTGCTACGCCGTGCCGTGGAGGGCTTGGCGGCCGAACGGGCGCATATCGACGCGCCGGACTATACCGAGACGCTGGGGCAGATGCAGCAAGGCGTGGAAGCCACAGCCGACCGGATCGCAGTCATCAACGACGTGATCGCGCGGAGTCCGGCGCTGGCGATCACGCCCGAGCAGATGGCGCAGCGGATCGCAGCAGCGGGCAACGTCGCCCGCCGTGAGGATCAGGCGGCGCTCGCCAAGGCGGGCGAGGACAAGGCCCGTGTCATGACCGAGCTTCGCGCCATCGCCGGGTCCGCATGGACTCGGGCGGACCAGAAGAACCGGCAGCTATGGTTCGGGCTGGGCGGGATGGCGATCGGCATCCTCGCATGGACGATCCTGCCCGGCCTCGTCGCGCGGGAGATTGCCCCGGCGAGTTGGCAATGGCCCGAGCGTATGGCGGCGCGGACGCTGAGCTTACCCATGTGGGAGGCGGGGCGGCGTATGCTGATCGCAGATTCCCCGAAGAACTGGAACGCGATGGTCGATGGCTGGAACATCGTTCAAGGAAATGAGAAGACCATCGACGGGTGCAGGAAGGCCGCGACCAAGGCGGGCGACCCAGTACGCTGCACGATCAGGATAGGGTCAGAGGAGAAACAGTAG
- a CDS encoding type IV secretory system conjugative DNA transfer family protein, with protein sequence MGLGRATRNLARTARANPMWALLGVLLAPFRFARHIIGVVLFALAVFLGLFALLWLAIWYFQIDKNGAVAQLGMIGISSAVLLVMIWLFVLPLIRRFDYDDRADTHGSARFATAGEAQALNDDHGLLIGRDVKTGKPMRYAGPAHLLTIAPTRTGKGVGTIIPNLLEYPFAVVCIDPKGENARIAARHRGRFGAVHILDPFGVTGLASAAFNPLDRIDPHGLDLADDCMTLADALVHDAPGEAGDAHWNEEAKALIAGILLLIVATEPPATRTLETLRDRLTLAPAALAAQLAAMQAQGGLVARAANRQLGKSDREAAGVLSAAQRHTHFLDSPRMTAVLGNLDFTFAGLKDAPATVFLVLPPDRLASYARWLRLMVAQALTELARAPGRPPWPVLFLLDEFAALGRLEPVERAMGLMAGYGVQLWPILQVFGVNDQDSAKLVSDLAGQETVVFETMSRAIDAEESGLSYGQQHVGRALLTPDEVRTLRPDRQLLFLAGQRPIVAARLRYYADREFTGRFDPA encoded by the coding sequence ATGGGCCTCGGTCGCGCCACCCGTAATCTCGCCCGCACCGCCCGCGCCAATCCGATGTGGGCACTGCTGGGCGTCCTGCTCGCTCCTTTCCGGTTCGCCCGTCACATCATCGGCGTGGTTTTGTTCGCGCTCGCGGTGTTCCTCGGATTGTTCGCACTGCTGTGGCTCGCGATCTGGTATTTCCAGATCGATAAGAACGGCGCGGTCGCTCAGCTCGGCATGATCGGCATCAGCTCCGCCGTGCTGCTGGTCATGATCTGGTTGTTCGTCCTCCCGCTGATTCGCCGGTTCGATTATGACGATCGCGCCGATACGCACGGCTCGGCCCGCTTCGCCACCGCCGGGGAAGCCCAAGCCCTGAACGACGATCACGGCCTGCTGATCGGCCGCGACGTGAAAACCGGTAAGCCGATGCGCTATGCCGGCCCTGCGCACCTGCTGACGATCGCGCCGACACGCACCGGCAAGGGTGTCGGCACGATCATCCCCAACCTGCTGGAATATCCGTTCGCGGTCGTCTGCATCGACCCCAAAGGCGAGAACGCCCGTATCGCCGCGCGCCATCGTGGGCGTTTTGGCGCGGTCCATATCCTCGATCCGTTCGGTGTCACCGGCCTCGCCTCGGCTGCGTTCAACCCGCTCGATCGCATCGACCCGCATGGCCTCGATCTTGCCGACGATTGCATGACGCTCGCCGACGCGCTGGTTCACGACGCGCCCGGCGAAGCCGGCGACGCGCATTGGAACGAGGAAGCCAAGGCGCTGATCGCCGGTATCCTGCTCCTCATCGTTGCCACCGAACCGCCCGCGACGCGGACCTTGGAAACGCTGCGCGACCGGCTGACGCTCGCTCCGGCCGCACTGGCGGCGCAGCTCGCCGCGATGCAGGCGCAAGGTGGCTTGGTCGCGCGCGCCGCCAATCGTCAGCTCGGCAAATCCGACCGCGAAGCGGCCGGCGTACTGTCGGCCGCGCAGCGCCATACTCACTTCCTCGATTCTCCGCGCATGACGGCGGTCCTGGGAAACTTGGATTTCACGTTCGCCGGGCTGAAGGATGCGCCCGCGACCGTGTTCCTGGTACTGCCGCCCGATCGGCTCGCCAGCTATGCGCGCTGGCTGCGGTTGATGGTCGCGCAAGCCCTGACAGAGCTGGCCCGCGCGCCGGGTCGCCCGCCCTGGCCGGTGCTGTTCCTGCTCGATGAGTTCGCGGCGCTAGGCCGTCTCGAACCGGTCGAACGCGCGATGGGATTGATGGCCGGTTACGGCGTCCAGCTTTGGCCGATCCTCCAGGTGTTCGGGGTCAACGATCAGGACAGCGCCAAGCTCGTCTCCGATCTGGCGGGGCAGGAAACCGTCGTGTTCGAGACCATGAGCCGCGCGATCGACGCGGAGGAAAGCGGCCTCTCCTACGGGCAGCAGCATGTCGGCCGCGCCCTGCTCACCCCGGATGAGGTCCGCACACTCCGCCCCGATCGCCAGCTCCTGTTCCTCGCCGGACAGCGCCCGATCGTCGCCGCCAGGCTGCGCTACTATGCCGATCGCGAGTTTACCGGGCGGTTCGATCCGGCGTGA
- a CDS encoding ribbon-helix-helix domain-containing protein: MAKGNTLQAMLDRAKVGGDTPATPTPIVAPTIPKPAQAGRQGTKLIGGHFAPEVSTQLRILAAEEGTTVQSLLGEALDDLFVKKGKGRVARGV, from the coding sequence ATGGCGAAGGGCAACACGCTCCAGGCGATGCTCGACCGCGCCAAGGTCGGCGGGGACACGCCAGCGACCCCCACCCCGATCGTTGCGCCAACCATTCCCAAGCCGGCGCAGGCCGGGCGGCAGGGGACCAAATTGATAGGCGGACATTTTGCCCCCGAGGTCAGCACGCAGCTTCGCATCCTTGCGGCCGAGGAAGGAACGACGGTGCAGAGCCTGCTAGGTGAGGCGCTGGACGACCTTTTCGTTAAGAAGGGCAAGGGCCGCGTCGCGCGCGGCGTATAG
- a CDS encoding conjugal transfer protein TraD, with amino-acid sequence MQRRERTRHLIELGGLVQKAGLVELTDDDRATLYGALLDLAGRGRGDDAGDVLALWKRRGKRAFDAEAEGSEAQ; translated from the coding sequence GTGCAACGCCGCGAACGAACACGCCACCTGATTGAGCTGGGCGGGCTGGTCCAGAAAGCCGGCCTAGTCGAGCTGACCGACGACGATCGCGCCACGCTCTACGGCGCGCTGCTCGATCTCGCCGGGCGTGGGCGAGGCGATGATGCCGGCGACGTGCTGGCGCTGTGGAAGCGGCGCGGCAAGCGGGCGTTCGATGCGGAAGCGGAAGGGAGCGAAGCGCAATGA
- the traA gene encoding Ti-type conjugative transfer relaxase TraA, whose amino-acid sequence MAIYHFSAKVISRANGSSAVASAAYRLASELHDERLGRDHNFSNKAGVIHSEVMLPEGAAERLNDRSTLWNEVEAGEKRKDAQLAREVEFSIPRELNEKQGVSLARDFVQTQFVDRGMVADLNVHWDRAKDGSPKPHAHVMLAMRDVGPEGFGKKNRDWNSTELLKDWREAWSAHVNERMTELGLEGRIDHRSYEAQGIELEPQHKIGPAASRRPEQGLEAERIEDHARIARENGERIIANPDIALDAITRSQATFTIRDLATFAFRHSDGKEQFDQVMGAVRASPELVALGKDGRDQERFTSRAMIAVENRLERASDELAGADRHFVAGTHVYRALEAAEGRGLTLSTEQRDALGRITERDGLASIVGYAGSGKSAMLGVAREAWEDAGYTVRGAALSGIAAENLEGGSGIQSRTIASLEHAWGQGREQLGPRDVLVVDEAGMIGSRQMERVLSQARDAGAKVVLVGDPEQLQAIEAGAAFRSITERHGAAEITEIRRQREDWQRDATRALATGPTGEAVHAYDKAGMVHAADTRDQARGKLVDGWDHARRADPDKSRIILTHTNAEVRELNEEARGRLRASGDLGDDVAVKAERGERQFATGDRIMFLRNERGMGVKNGTLATIERVSPEGMAVRLDDGRSVAFDTKDYAHVDHGYAATFHKSQGVTVDRAHVLATPGMDRHSAYVGMSRHRDGVQIHYGRDDFADQRQLVRALSRDRGKDMAGDYARPEQAQARAFADRREIRFPELARKVVEKVRDKAKGMFDGFRPKPAPEKATSPERFAADRPLAPSQARAIERYGRAAADMHRMREKGLPVLAHQEQALAKAGDALDQTRPHAARDLASAIERNPRLARDAAEGNTGGAAKAMETERQVRIDPEKRAGRFVEQWQGMKDARASMERVGDRAGAERLGKRMESMAGGLRRDPQLESVLQRRAPELALSMERGRSIGQELAQSIQPSRDRDRGMSR is encoded by the coding sequence ATGGCGATCTACCATTTTTCCGCAAAGGTCATCAGCCGCGCGAACGGATCGAGCGCCGTGGCGAGCGCCGCCTATCGTTTGGCGTCCGAGCTGCACGACGAGCGGCTAGGGCGCGATCACAATTTCAGCAACAAGGCGGGAGTGATCCACTCCGAGGTGATGTTGCCCGAGGGTGCGGCGGAGCGTTTAAACGATCGCTCGACCTTGTGGAACGAGGTGGAGGCAGGCGAGAAGCGCAAGGACGCGCAGCTTGCCCGCGAGGTGGAGTTCTCGATTCCGCGCGAGTTGAACGAGAAGCAGGGCGTTAGCCTCGCCCGCGACTTCGTGCAGACGCAGTTTGTCGATCGCGGGATGGTCGCGGACCTGAACGTGCATTGGGATCGTGCGAAGGACGGAAGCCCGAAGCCGCACGCGCATGTCATGCTGGCGATGCGCGACGTGGGGCCGGAGGGGTTCGGGAAGAAGAACCGGGACTGGAATAGCACCGAGCTGTTGAAGGACTGGCGCGAGGCGTGGAGCGCGCACGTCAACGAGCGCATGACCGAGCTGGGGCTGGAGGGCCGGATCGACCATCGCAGCTACGAAGCGCAGGGGATCGAGCTGGAGCCGCAGCACAAGATCGGTCCGGCCGCATCGCGCCGACCGGAGCAGGGGCTGGAAGCCGAGCGGATCGAGGATCACGCGCGCATTGCACGGGAGAACGGCGAGAGGATCATCGCCAATCCCGATATCGCATTGGACGCCATCACCCGCAGCCAAGCCACATTCACTATTCGCGACCTTGCGACGTTCGCGTTTCGGCACAGCGACGGCAAGGAGCAGTTCGACCAGGTGATGGGGGCAGTGCGTGCCAGCCCCGAGCTGGTTGCGTTGGGCAAAGACGGGCGCGACCAGGAGCGGTTTACGTCCCGTGCCATGATCGCGGTGGAGAACCGGCTTGAGCGCGCCAGCGATGAGCTTGCCGGGGCCGATCGGCACTTTGTCGCCGGCACCCACGTCTATCGCGCATTGGAGGCAGCCGAGGGTAGGGGGCTTACCCTCTCGACCGAGCAGCGGGACGCGCTCGGCAGGATCACCGAGCGCGACGGGCTGGCGTCCATCGTCGGCTATGCCGGCAGCGGCAAGTCGGCGATGCTAGGCGTCGCCCGCGAGGCATGGGAGGATGCCGGCTACACAGTTCGCGGCGCGGCCTTGTCGGGCATCGCGGCCGAGAACCTTGAGGGTGGGTCCGGCATCCAGTCCCGCACCATCGCCAGCCTTGAACACGCATGGGGGCAGGGGCGCGAGCAGCTAGGCCCCAGGGACGTGCTTGTCGTGGACGAGGCGGGCATGATCGGCTCGCGTCAGATGGAGCGCGTGCTGTCCCAGGCCCGCGATGCCGGGGCCAAGGTGGTATTGGTCGGCGACCCCGAGCAGTTGCAGGCGATCGAGGCGGGCGCTGCGTTCCGGTCGATCACCGAGCGCCACGGCGCGGCCGAGATCACCGAGATACGCCGGCAGCGCGAGGACTGGCAGCGCGACGCCACGCGCGCGCTGGCGACTGGACCTACCGGCGAGGCGGTTCATGCCTATGACAAGGCCGGCATGGTCCATGCGGCGGACACGCGCGACCAGGCGCGGGGGAAGCTTGTCGATGGCTGGGATCATGCGCGCCGGGCCGATCCGGACAAGAGCCGGATCATCCTGACCCACACCAATGCCGAGGTCCGCGAGCTCAACGAGGAGGCGCGGGGCCGCTTGCGGGCGAGCGGCGACCTTGGCGACGACGTGGCGGTGAAGGCCGAGCGCGGCGAGCGGCAGTTCGCGACCGGCGACCGCATCATGTTCCTTCGCAACGAGCGAGGCATGGGGGTTAAGAACGGGACGCTCGCGACGATCGAGCGGGTATCGCCCGAGGGGATGGCGGTGCGCCTCGATGATGGGCGCAGCGTCGCGTTCGACACCAAGGACTATGCCCATGTCGATCATGGCTATGCGGCGACGTTCCACAAATCGCAGGGCGTGACGGTCGATCGCGCCCACGTGCTGGCAACGCCGGGGATGGACCGCCACAGCGCCTATGTCGGCATGTCGCGGCACCGCGACGGCGTGCAGATCCATTACGGCCGCGACGACTTCGCCGATCAGCGCCAGCTTGTCCGCGCCCTGTCGCGCGACCGGGGCAAGGACATGGCCGGCGACTATGCGCGGCCGGAGCAGGCCCAGGCCCGCGCGTTCGCCGATCGGCGCGAGATCCGGTTCCCGGAACTCGCGCGCAAGGTGGTCGAGAAGGTGCGCGACAAGGCCAAGGGCATGTTCGATGGCTTCCGGCCGAAGCCGGCACCTGAGAAAGCGACGTCGCCGGAGCGCTTCGCGGCCGATCGGCCGCTCGCACCCTCGCAGGCCCGCGCGATCGAACGCTATGGGCGTGCCGCAGCCGATATGCACAGGATGCGCGAGAAGGGGTTGCCCGTGCTGGCGCACCAGGAGCAGGCGCTGGCGAAGGCTGGCGACGCGCTCGATCAGACCCGGCCCCACGCCGCGCGTGACCTTGCCAGCGCGATCGAGCGCAACCCCCGGCTCGCGCGCGACGCGGCTGAGGGCAACACGGGCGGTGCGGCCAAGGCGATGGAGACGGAACGCCAGGTCCGCATCGACCCGGAGAAGCGCGCGGGCCGGTTCGTGGAGCAGTGGCAGGGCATGAAGGACGCACGCGCCAGCATGGAGCGTGTCGGCGATCGTGCGGGTGCGGAGAGGCTTGGCAAGCGCATGGAGAGCATGGCGGGCGGGTTGCGCCGCGACCCGCAGCTCGAGTCCGTATTGCAGCGTCGCGCCCCCGAGCTGGCGTTGAGCATGGAGCGGGGCCGGTCGATCGGGCAGGAACTGGCGCAGTCGATTCAGCCTAGCCGCGACCGTGATCGTGGCATGAGCCGGTAG
- a CDS encoding conjugal transfer protein TraD produces the protein MRKVRDYDAELKALGDKARALKAKRVEQLGQLVAATGADAFDAETLAGVLLDAIGSKDTAAKEAWRVKGAAFFQRRGRKGGGAAAIDGSGTSAEPGGNATGGSGGTSNG, from the coding sequence ATGCGAAAGGTTCGCGATTACGATGCCGAGCTGAAGGCACTAGGTGACAAGGCCCGTGCGCTCAAGGCGAAGCGGGTCGAACAGCTCGGCCAGCTCGTTGCCGCGACTGGCGCCGATGCGTTTGATGCGGAAACCCTCGCTGGCGTGCTGCTCGATGCGATCGGATCAAAAGATACTGCGGCAAAGGAGGCATGGCGCGTGAAGGGTGCGGCCTTCTTTCAGCGACGTGGGCGCAAAGGTGGCGGCGCTGCTGCAATCGACGGATCGGGCACTTCGGCTGAACCGGGCGGCAACGCTACGGGCGGAAGCGGCGGAACGTCGAACGGATAG
- a CDS encoding replication initiation protein, with protein sequence MSQPAVVDMSFRTLAQKGRGNPFDPANYGEIVKPGELVDIVELSPLTLADRRIYNLLIANAWERIGEPIIHRIAKSGLKGTHQGNERVESSLLRLMGTIAIVTIRKDGKSYKRRVQLLGPSDESLEKDGFLHYRIPEELIEILRNSQVYARLKTQVMYCFESKYALCLYEMIERRIGLEYKQKEEFTIEELRGLLNVPDGKLERFADLNKYCLKVAVEEINKLCPFYVDFTPIKNGRKVERVALHWFPKTSSGKRDAQNLIDQHSIVRRAKLRGGIPEFPVLVDFNTPAAQR encoded by the coding sequence ATGTCGCAACCTGCCGTGGTCGATATGTCGTTCCGCACACTGGCCCAAAAGGGGCGCGGCAATCCTTTTGATCCCGCCAATTACGGGGAAATCGTCAAGCCCGGCGAGCTGGTCGATATTGTAGAGCTAAGTCCTCTTACCCTTGCCGATCGTCGTATCTACAACCTGCTGATTGCCAATGCCTGGGAGCGCATTGGCGAGCCGATCATCCATCGCATCGCGAAGTCGGGACTGAAAGGGACGCATCAGGGAAACGAGCGCGTGGAAAGCTCGCTGCTGCGTCTCATGGGGACCATCGCGATCGTCACGATCCGCAAGGACGGCAAGAGCTACAAGCGCCGTGTCCAGCTCCTCGGCCCGAGCGATGAGAGCCTCGAAAAGGACGGCTTCCTTCATTACCGCATCCCGGAAGAGCTGATCGAGATACTGCGGAACAGTCAGGTCTATGCCCGTCTCAAGACGCAGGTGATGTATTGCTTCGAGTCGAAATACGCCCTCTGTCTCTATGAGATGATCGAGCGGCGCATCGGCCTCGAATACAAGCAGAAAGAGGAGTTCACGATTGAGGAGCTGCGCGGCCTGCTCAACGTGCCTGATGGCAAACTCGAACGCTTTGCTGATCTGAACAAATACTGCCTCAAGGTCGCCGTTGAGGAAATCAACAAGCTCTGCCCCTTCTATGTCGATTTCACGCCGATCAAGAACGGGCGCAAGGTCGAACGGGTGGCGCTCCACTGGTTCCCGAAAACGTCCAGCGGCAAGCGCGACGCACAGAACCTGATCGACCAGCACAGCATCGTGCGACGCGCCAAGCTGCGTGGCGGGATTCCCGAATTCCCGGTGCTGGTGGATTTCAACACGCCCGCCGCGCAAAGGTGA
- a CDS encoding nucleotide-binding protein yields the protein MKVLAILSQKGGVGKTTLATCLAVAAEQAGKETAIIDLDPQATASFWKDVRQLDTPAVASIQPVRLAAMLKACADGGTELVVIDGAAVARDVAYEAARHADFILVPTKTAVFDTMSMTHTLDVVRQLDRAFAVVLTFVPPQGQETGDAMKAVEELGAAVCPVTIGNRKAFFRAQAAGQAVQEFEPNGPAAAEINRLYEYTAIRLYDKVEVV from the coding sequence ATGAAGGTTCTCGCCATCCTGTCGCAGAAAGGCGGCGTCGGAAAAACGACGCTGGCGACATGCCTTGCCGTGGCGGCCGAGCAGGCAGGCAAGGAAACCGCGATCATCGACCTAGACCCGCAGGCGACAGCCTCGTTCTGGAAAGACGTGCGCCAGCTCGACACGCCCGCCGTCGCTTCAATCCAGCCGGTGCGGCTCGCGGCGATGCTCAAAGCCTGTGCCGACGGCGGCACGGAGCTTGTGGTGATCGACGGCGCGGCCGTCGCGCGCGATGTTGCCTACGAGGCTGCGCGGCACGCCGACTTCATCCTCGTGCCGACGAAGACGGCGGTGTTCGACACGATGAGCATGACGCACACGCTGGATGTGGTGCGGCAGCTCGATCGCGCCTTCGCCGTCGTGCTGACATTCGTCCCGCCCCAGGGACAGGAGACAGGAGATGCGATGAAAGCGGTTGAGGAGCTGGGCGCGGCGGTCTGTCCCGTGACGATCGGTAACCGCAAGGCGTTCTTCCGCGCGCAGGCCGCAGGCCAGGCGGTGCAGGAGTTCGAGCCGAACGGCCCGGCCGCAGCAGAAATCAATCGTCTATACGAGTATACGGCTATACGTTTATACGACAAAGTGGAGGTGGTGTGA